CCTCCCCAGCATCCAGGACCCACCTGCCTCTTTGCAAATATTGCTTATTTCCAGGCTGCAACTCACTGTTATGGCACTCCAGGCTGCACTGGCACGTGAGGCTCGGGacctctcctggggctgccagtGCCAATATCCTCTCCCTTGGACTTCAGACCGATCATCTCTCCCAGCCTCTCTCCGGGCAGTGCCCGGAGCCAAGCCAAGCCTGACTCACTGTGGCTCCACGCCAACCACACAACGTTTACGCTGCAGCTACAGAAATGATTGGCAAAGCTGACTGTTCCAGCATCAGGGACTCATCCAAGGAGAGGGCAAACAATATGCACTGACATGAGCTGATTACAGCGACTTCAGAATTACAAATGTAATGTAAATGCAGCGTTTGGCACGGGTTATGTTCTGAAAGGAAACTGCACTGTCACTTTAGCTGGCACCTTGCCGCTGCAAATCATTGTGATTTTATTAATTGATGGGTCATCGCTGCCTTTGTGGGGAAACACCATCCCTTACACTTGGGAAAGTGAAGTAGGAGGAGATCAAACTACCCTCTGTCCCAGCAAAGCCTGCAACTTCTAAACTTGTCAGCAGCCAGACTGACATTGTAAATGAGACAGCTTGCACTTGCGTTGGTCTTTACCTGCCTGCAGTAAAGATGCTCCTTCAGCTCACTGAATTACATCACGGATTTCATAGGTCACCTGCCCAAGAAGAGCACCTGGAGTCCCTGGTCAGGGCTCTCTGGGCGCTGGGGCCCCATCAGCCCGCGATGGTCTCTACCAACCCCGCGGGCAGCGCTGGCCCCGAACCCGAGCCCTCCCTCGTCCCCAAGGCACTCAGAGGTCACCTCGCCGGACAGCGCCGGAGCTGCAGCCGCAGGCCGGAGCCCTGCCCGGCGGGGCCCGGCAGTCCcggggaggggagcggggctgcgCCGGGGGCACCGTCCGGTACCGCCGGGGGCGGCGGTTCCTCCCCCGCCCGGACGAGCAGGCCTGTTGCCCCAGGtcgggctggggagggggcagcggTACTGACCTGGCGCCATGGGGGCTGGTCCCGGCTGGTCCCGGCTgcccggggcgggccggggtcCGCGTCCTGCTGGgcccgctccccccgccgcAGCGCCGCTGTCAACAAACCCGCCGTCACTTCCTCCGCCCGCGCCGGAAGCGCAGCGAGCCCTTCCCCGGAAACACCGGCCCGCCCGGAACGCTCGGTCAGCGGGGACCCGGCGGGGACGGGGATCTCAGTGACGTCACGGGGCCGTGACGTCACGCGGCGGCGGCACTGACGTCACCGCCCGCGGCAGAGCTCGGCCGCGGCCTCCCGGGAcagcccggccgggccctcgcTCAGGGGCCGCCGCAGAGCCAGAGGCCCGCCGCGCCTCCTCACTGAGCGGGGCCGTTCCCGCGGGCCCCGTTCACGGCTGCCATTGGCATGAGCAGGAACGTGCCCGGGACAGCGCGACCACCCCGCGGGTCTGCTTAGTGCTTGGGGAACCGGCGGCTCCAGCCCGCGGGGTCTCTCCTGGCGCTTGGTGCCTGTGGAGGGACCCACGCCGTGTCCCGCAGGCCGCGGGGAGccgggacagggcagggaccgggcccgcggcggcgggaaggggcggggcttaccgggcagggcggggctgACCGAGCGGTGAATGCACCGGGGCGGGGCTTGGCGCTGTGGCGGGACGGACGGGGCGGGGCCGTCGCTCGGGAAAGGCGCCCTgaggggcgcggggcggggctcGGCGCGGGGTCCGTGCGGGGCGGGCGGTGTGGCCAcgccccggcggggcgggcccggcccgcatccccctccccgggcagcGTTTCCAGCCGGAGCGTTTATGCGGAGCGCGGGGAAGGGGCGCCGGGGCCGCCATGTCGCGGCTGCACCAGAGCAGGTCGGTGTCGGTGTCTGTGTGGGGACGGGGGTGCTTCCCCTCCCCACGCTGCCGGGGCTGCGCTGAGCGGGGTGGGGGCTCTCGAGGATCGGGGGCTCTGAGGGGTTGGGGGCTCTGGCGGATCTCGGGTTGCCTGTGCCAGCTCTGATGATGCCCGCGGCTTCGCTCCCCTCAGGATCGCGGACTTCCAGGAGGTGCTCGGCGAACCCACGGTGGCTCTGACCAAGCTCCGCGAGCTGTGCTTCAGCGGTGAGTGCCGCGGGGACCGGTCCCGGGCTGGGAGGGGCTCCGGGCACCGGGCTGGTGTCGCCTGACGCGGGGTGTTCCTGTGGGAGATAACCCTGCGGATAACCCCGGCAGCgtccctggggcagctccgTGCCCCTCGGGGAGGAAAAGTGTTGCCAGGCCTGTTTGTGAGGTGACATCAGCAACCCGCGGTGAGAGATGGGCTAACGTGGTTGTTTCTCTGCCTGGTGTTCCGCAGGAATTCCCTTTGATGGTGGGCTGCGCTGCCTGTGCTGGAAGGTGGGTTTTGCTTGGGGCGCTTTTCTTTCTTCCGAGTGATGCTTTAGGTTGATTAAGTACACATAGCACTTTTTTTGGCGCTTATAGTTGTAAACAAACAATAAACCCAGCGCTTAAAAGCCATTAGAACGCAGCAGTAATTTGTGGAGATCAGCACTTTGCATGTGAACAGCCTCAGTTTCAAGCAAGCAGTGCATTTCGGTCAGGTTAGCTATTGATCAGTCCTACAAATAGCTCTTTGTGGAAAGCCAGtccctgaaatatttctgactgTTGCTTAGCAAAGTACTTGGCTTTCTGGAGAGAACTCCCAGTATTTTCCAAGGGCTAGTTCAAGCCACTGTGTTTGCTTTGCTCATCTTGCAGGTGTGACAGCTCATTGAATACTAATTCCTGTTCACCTGTTTCCTGTGCAGATACTCCTGAACTACCTCCCTTTAGAGAAAGCCTTATGGAGCTCTTTGCTGAAGAAACAGAGGTGAGGCTGTTGGTACTTGTccctttattttcaaaaatacctgcagagaagaagagtcTCTAAATAATTAAGTACTTTCATGAAACAAATTGTTCTTGTGTGCAATGTGCTGTTCTCCGTGCTGCCTGGTGGACTGACTCCTTCAATTGCTCTGAAGGGAAAATCAGATGTCTTCTGGCTGGGCAGGGTAGAACAGAAACATCTGTTTGAACTCTCTCTGTGTGCTCACCTTGACCTTACCTTCCTCATTGCaaattcctcttttcttctttaaggGATCTGTATTCCCAGTTCCTAAAAGAAATGATTATCCAGCCTGGGATTGCCAAGGCCAACCTGGGTGTTTCCAGAGAAGATGTGACCTTAGAAGATCATGTAAGTGTTGTTAAGCCTTTGTGCTGCAGAAAACTCCTTGGGGATTTTTCTGGccccctgggctgctcctggctctaTTCCCagctgtcctgccctgcccagggggAGGGATGGTTCCCAGGTGCCAGTCTGGCACTTTTGTCGTGCTAGCCTTCAATGTGAATTATTGGTAAAGCACCAATAGCTCCATAGagagctgtttccagctgtgcacttccctcctcctgccctttGGGGCTGCCTGCCCAGACTATGGGTCTCCTAGGGAATGGGAGAGGCTCACAAGAGGTTTCTGGAGCCATGAGATGCTCCCCTGGGAAGTTTGGTCCATGAGTGCTTTTGGAGCAGAGGATAGAAAAGAAGCAGGAGAGTCAGGCTGGGCTGTGGTGTGGAAGGCAGGAGAGTTGATTATTTCTGGTAATGCTGCTgggttgttattttttttaacagactaTTTCCTGCATGCCTTGGCTTTCTCCTTCTCTCAAAGTGCTGTtaggagtgtgtgtgtgggagGAGTGAGTGAAGTAACTGATCAGAAGAGCCTGTAAAATGATACAGCTGCTCCCATGACCGTTCTGAGCGTTCACTCCCCTGCAGTCACCTGCCCCACTGTGATCTCTGGAGCCCTGGTGGTGTAAAACTGGCACGTCTGTAAAACCACACAGGCAGGTCACAGTGGTCTTTGAATCCCTTGGAATGTagctggttgtttttttcttggttaGTTGTTAACTTTGTGTGGATCTTGGTGTGGAGAGAAGAACCACAGCATCAAAGTACTGGGTGGGTGGATAACTCTTACCCCAAGTCCAAATACCATCTCCATGGTACAGGTTTGGAGCTGCAGCTAGGAATCTTGTtaacaggggggaaaaaacaaacaaacaacaaactgatTTGGAAACAAACTCTTGAAGAGATGAGTGAAAAAGATCCAAAATGTGAGAGAAAATAGGACCCTGATATGCTTAGATTGAGCTGATGGCAGAGTGACAGTAGAAATGTTAAATCACTGTATGTTTACTGAGGATTTTTGATATGTGTGAAACATGCTTGTTCTGTTTTTGTTGTTTCCCTCTTTAGCCCCTCAATCCAAATCCAGACAGCCGATGGAACACTTACTTCAAGGATAACGAAGTGCTCCTCCAGATAGACAAAGATGTCAGGTGTGTGAGGCACAAGGACTAAGATTTCTGAACCCAAGAGGTTCAGTCAACAAATTgtactttgaaaacaaagtttaATATTAAACCGAGCCTCCCACTCAACATGGGGCAAGTACTTCCTTCTTGTCCCTGATTTCCTTCTGTGTCCCTCCTAGGAGGCTGTACCCTGACATGGCGTTTTTCCAGCGCCCCACAGATTATCCCTGCCTGCTGATCCTGGACCCCCAGAACGAGTTTGAGACCCTGCGCAGGCGGGTGGAGCAGACCACGCTCAAGTCGCAGACGGTGGCACGAAACCGCAGTGGGGTGACAAATGTGAGCTCTGGGTTGGGGCTGTCCTTGTCACAGGGCAGGGTCTCGGactgggaaggggaagggtGATTCTTGGGCTAttctctgtttctctttctgcttGTGCAGTGGAATCAAGGAAACACCCCAGCAAATACTGAGACTCACATTGTAGAATCAGCTGAAGTGCCTGACAGACTGTAGGAAATTTTAggtgtatttaattttaaatattgtttttacCTAACTTGAAGTCACAAGTTATTTTATACCTGACATATGCCTTCCT
The sequence above is drawn from the Taeniopygia guttata chromosome 17, bTaeGut7.mat, whole genome shotgun sequence genome and encodes:
- the TBC1D13 gene encoding TBC1 domain family member 13 isoform X1 gives rise to the protein MGAGPGWSRLPGAGRGPRPAGPAPPAAAPLSTNPPSLPPPAPEAQRALPRKHRPARNARIADFQEVLGEPTVALTKLRELCFSGIPFDGGLRCLCWKILLNYLPLEKALWSSLLKKQRDLYSQFLKEMIIQPGIAKANLGVSREDVTLEDHPLNPNPDSRWNTYFKDNEVLLQIDKDVRRLYPDMAFFQRPTDYPCLLILDPQNEFETLRRRVEQTTLKSQTVARNRSGVTNVSSPLKSTPSSLSEYEVLPNGCEAHWEVVERILFIYAKLNPGIAYVQGMNEIVGPLYYTFATDPNSEWKEHAEADTFFCFTNLMSEIRDNFIKSLDDSQCGITYKMEKVYSTLKEKDVELYLKLQEQNIKPQFFAFRWLTLLLSQEFLLPDVIRIWDSLFADDKRFDFLLLVCCAMLTLIRDQLLEGDFTLNMRLLQDYPISDVHLILKKAKELQDSK